The genomic interval TGGACGACGTGCGCGACGAGGTCGCCAAACAGGCCGAACGCCTCAATCGCCAGGCCGCCACCGCCGAGAAGTATCAGACCCTCGCCGCCGAGCGGCGCCAGAAACGCGCCGAGGCGATCCTGCTGCGTCTGCGTGCGCAGGAACAGGAACTGGAAGGGAGCCGACAGCGCCTGCAGGCGGCCGAGACCGAACTGGCGGGCACCCAGGCGGAGGCGCAAAAGGTGCGCACCGAGACCGAACAGCAGCGCCAGACGCGCGTGGACCTGGAGGCGGCCACTACCGAGGCGCAGTCCGCCTACTACGACCGCGCCGCCGAGGTCTCGCGCCTGGAGCAGTCGATCCGCCATGCGGAGGACGAACTGGCCCGCGAGCGCGCGGAACTGCGGCAGCTGGAACAGCGCCTGCAGACGGCCGGCGAGGCGTTCGCGGCGCTGGAACAGCGCATTGCCCAGGCCGAACGCGAACGCGACCAGCGCCAGCAGGAGGCGGAGGCCGCCGAGGCCGAGCGCGAACGCCTGGAGGCCGCAGCGGAGCAGGCCGAAACCGAGTTTCAGGCCGCTCGCGAGGCCCAGTCCGAGTGGGAACGCGCCCTGGCCGAGCCGCGCCAGAATGCGCAGCTCGCGCGTTCGCGCATGGATCACGCCGAGCACCAGCTCGCGCGGCTGGAGCAGCGCCGCGAACGCCTCGACGCCGAGCGCGCGGCCCTGCCACAGACCCACCCGGGCGAGGAGGCCGAACGGCTGCAGGGCGAACGCGATGCCCTGGCCGAGCGCCTGGAGCAGCTGCGCCAGCAGCGCGAGCAGCAGCAGGAACAACTGAACCAGCTCACCGAGGCCCGCCGCGAGGCCCGCGACGCCCTGCACCAGGCCGAGCGCGAGGCGCGCGAGGTCGCGGGGCGTCTGGCGGGGCTGGAACACTTCGCCGGCGAGGACGACCCGGCGCAGACACGCGAGCGCCGCGAGGCTTGGGCACGCGAACAGGGGCTGGACCTCTCGCGGCCCCTGGTGCAGCAGCTGGAGGTCGACGACGGCTGGGATACGGCCGTGGAGCTGGTGCTGGGGGCCTGGCTGGAGGCCGCCGTGCTGGACGCGCCCGAGGCCACGCAGGACTGGCCGGATGCCGCGCTGCGCCTGGTGAGTACGCAGGCGGATGCCGCCGCGGCGACCTCGGACGACTCGCTCGCCGGCCGCGTGCGCGGCTCCGCGGCGGTGACGCAGTGGCTGTCACGCATCCACTGCGCGCAGGATCTCGGCGAGGCCCGGGGCCGCGTTGCGAACCTCGCACCGGACGAGAGCGTGATCACGCCCGATGGCACCTGGATGGGGCCGGGGTGGGTCGCGCATCGCACGCTGGAAGGTGGGGCCTCCGGCGCGGTCGCGCGGGTGCGCCTGGCGCGCGAGCTGCGCGAGCAGGAAGAGCAGCTGCAGGGGCAGGTCGAGCAGCACCAGGCGACCCTGGCGGAACGGGGCGAGGCCATCGATGCCGCGCAGGCCGAGCGCGACCGGCTGGATGCCCAGCTGCGCGAACAGCAGGGCGAGATCGACGAACGCGACCGGCGCATCCAGCGCCTGCGCGATCAGGCCCGGCAGCTGGAACAGCAGCAGGCGCGGATCGACCGCGAGGCGGGCGAACTGGAAGAAGAAACGGCTCGCGCCCGGGAGCAGTTCGAGACCGCGCAGCAGGAACGCAACCAGGCCCTCGCCACGCTGGAAACACTGGAGGCCGACCGCGGCACACTGGAGAGTCGACTGGAGGCCGCGCGCGACGCCCATAGTCAGGCCCGCGATGCGGTCCGCGAGGCGCGCGATGTTGCCGGGCGTTCACGCATGGCGGAGCAGGAGGCGCGCCACCGGCTGGAGCGCGAGCAAAGCGAACGCGAGCGCCTGGAACGCCAGCGCGCGGAGGATCGCGAGCGCCTGGAAAAGCTGCAGCAGGGCCTGGCCGGGCGCGAGGGGCCGCTGGAGCAGTGGCGTGGGGATCTGCAGGCCGCCGCGGAGCAGCGCCAGCAGGCGGAAGAACGCCTGACCCGGGCGCGCGCGGATCTCGAGGCCTGCGATGCGCGGCTGCGGGAACTGGCCACGCAGGCCAGCGAACTGGACAGCCGGGTCGAGGCGCAGCGTTCCACCTGCGAGGAG from Thioalkalivibrio sp. ALJ12 carries:
- the smc gene encoding chromosome segregation protein SMC, which translates into the protein MRLARIKLAGFKSFVDPTTLVLPGNRVGIVGPNGCGKSNTIDAVRWVMGESSAKHLRGDSSEDVIFNGSSSRKPVGQASIELIFDNSDGRLGGEYSAYGEIAVRRALTRDGQSKYFLNGQRARKRDVVDLFLGTGLGPRSYAIIEQGMIARLIDARPEELRVYLEEAAGISKYKERRRETENRVRHTRENLERLDDVRDEVAKQAERLNRQAATAEKYQTLAAERRQKRAEAILLRLRAQEQELEGSRQRLQAAETELAGTQAEAQKVRTETEQQRQTRVDLEAATTEAQSAYYDRAAEVSRLEQSIRHAEDELARERAELRQLEQRLQTAGEAFAALEQRIAQAERERDQRQQEAEAAEAERERLEAAAEQAETEFQAAREAQSEWERALAEPRQNAQLARSRMDHAEHQLARLEQRRERLDAERAALPQTHPGEEAERLQGERDALAERLEQLRQQREQQQEQLNQLTEARREARDALHQAEREAREVAGRLAGLEHFAGEDDPAQTRERREAWAREQGLDLSRPLVQQLEVDDGWDTAVELVLGAWLEAAVLDAPEATQDWPDAALRLVSTQADAAAATSDDSLAGRVRGSAAVTQWLSRIHCAQDLGEARGRVANLAPDESVITPDGTWMGPGWVAHRTLEGGASGAVARVRLARELREQEEQLQGQVEQHQATLAERGEAIDAAQAERDRLDAQLREQQGEIDERDRRIQRLRDQARQLEQQQARIDREAGELEEETARAREQFETAQQERNQALATLETLEADRGTLESRLEAARDAHSQARDAVREARDVAGRSRMAEQEARHRLEREQSERERLERQRAEDRERLEKLQQGLAGREGPLEQWRGDLQAAAEQRQQAEERLTRARADLEACDARLRELATQASELDSRVEAQRSTCEELRLDQRERSVQIEQLKSQFQESGFEAGPLVEGLAGDATVPAWEQAIAELDRKIERLGPINLAAIDEARSLEERSRYLEEQHADLIEALETLEAAMHRIDRETRQLFKQTFDQVNAGLGQKFQRLFGGGEARLEMTGDDLLDTGVNIMARPPGKRLSTIHLMSGGEKALTASALVFAIFELNPAPFCMLDEVDAPLDEANVGRFCELLEDMSEQIQFIFITHNKATMAMAEQLIGVTMHEPGVSRLVSVDIDEAVELAEA